A genomic window from Candidatus Omnitrophota bacterium includes:
- the gpmA gene encoding 2,3-diphosphoglycerate-dependent phosphoglycerate mutase yields MYKIVLLRHGESIWNRENRFTGWTDVDLSENGIAEAHKAGQVLKEEGFVFDVAFTSVLTRATHTLSIVLQEMDLSSIPVSFSWRLNERHYGALQGLNKAETAKEYGESQVHIWRRSYDVCPPPLTKQDQRYPGFDEKYKNLDESDIPLTESLEKTVNRFLPFWHNTITPEIKKGKRILIAAHGNSLRALVKHLDGISDQDISSLNIPTGIPLVYELNLNLCPIKHYYLGKPEDIRKATDSVASQGKITK; encoded by the coding sequence ATTTATAAGATTGTTTTACTTCGTCATGGTGAAAGCATTTGGAATCGGGAAAATAGATTTACTGGATGGACAGATGTGGATTTGTCTGAAAACGGAATCGCCGAAGCCCACAAAGCAGGGCAAGTTTTAAAAGAAGAAGGTTTTGTTTTTGATGTTGCTTTTACGTCTGTTTTAACTCGCGCAACACACACCCTTTCAATTGTGCTTCAAGAGATGGACTTATCGTCAATTCCTGTTTCTTTTTCTTGGCGTTTAAATGAGCGGCATTATGGAGCTTTGCAGGGATTAAACAAAGCCGAGACAGCAAAAGAATATGGAGAGAGCCAAGTTCATATTTGGCGAAGAAGCTATGATGTTTGTCCGCCGCCTTTGACAAAACAAGATCAACGTTATCCTGGGTTTGATGAAAAGTATAAAAACTTAGATGAGAGCGATATTCCTTTAACTGAAAGCTTAGAAAAAACAGTTAATCGATTTTTACCTTTTTGGCATAATACAATTACGCCTGAGATAAAGAAGGGGAAGAGAATTTTGATTGCCGCCCACGGTAATAGTTTGCGCGCTTTAGTTAAGCATCTAGACGGCATTTCTGATCAAGATATTTCTAGTCTTAATATTCCAACAGGCATTCCATTGGTTTATGAGCTTAACTTAAATTTATGTCCAATTAAACATTATTATTTAGGAAAACCTGAAGATATCAGAAAAGCCACAGATTCTGTGGCTTCGCAGGGAAAAATAACAAAATAA